In Pirellulales bacterium, the genomic stretch CAGCTAGCATAGGTGCTAAATTTGAACCCGCGGGAGTAGTCGAATTTTTCCACGGCGCGAATCAGCGAGATATTTCCGTCGCTGACCAGTTCAAAAAAGTTGTCGCTGGGGCCGACATGGCGCTTGGCGATGGAAACCACCAACCGCAGGTTGGAACGCACAATTTGATTCTTGACCGCGACCGCCAAATCATACAGCCGTTCGATCTCGTCCATGACGCCGCTTTTGGCGGTGGCGGGATCCAGATCGGCACGTAGTTTGGCAGCGCGGTACTTGAGGTAATTAAACCGGCGAAATAAGTACGCTTCTTGCTCGCGGGTCAGCAGCGGCGTCTCGTACAGGCTTTGCAGGTAGGAGGGCAAACCGTTGGGCGCGCGGCTTTTCTTGACGGTGGTCTCGGGCTGGGGGAACTCCTCTTGCAGCACTTTTGCGGGATTAAGCCGCGGAAAAGAGGCATGTTCGATGTAATCCAGGGGCAATTCCAGAATGCGCCGGGCCCGCATTTCATTGACAATGCGATAAATGCTGGTCCGTGTCCGGCCAAAGTTTTTTACCAGTTGGTCGATGCTGACGCCGCGGTGGAATTGCTGAAAAATCTTTTTCTTGGCCTCATCATCCAGCGGCCCAGATCCATTGGGAAAAATAGCCAGTTCGGGGTGCTTGGCGTCAAAGTTCTTAATGGTATAGCGGATGGTCTCCACGCTGCGGGTAAACTTTTCCGCCACATCGCGAATCACCTCGGACGCGGACCCGCCCCCCCGCGCCAGTCGTCGGGCGGTGCTGAGGATTTCTTGCCGTTCCTCTTCGGTCATCTGGCTAAACCGCGCCCCGCGGCGAATCTGATCTTCGTGCGTGCGGACAAAGTTATTGACGCTGCTTTGCAAAAAGCCCACGCGCTTTCGCCCATCAAATACAAACCGGCGGCTGACTAACCCCTGTTGCCGCCAACGGTTAATCGTCTTGGTCGAAACCTGAAACGTCTTGCTCAGGTCCTCGACGGTCAAAACTTGCTCCCCGGCCGCTTCCACGGGAATGTTGGCTGATTCGCTCAGGTCCTCGACAAAGAGCAATAAGTCATGCCGCGCGTCCTCTCCCTTGAGCTTTAACTGGGGGAACGACTGCGGCTTAAAATCAGTAATCTTTTGGCACAAATATTCATAGGTATAGACCTTTTCCGGAACCAATTCGCCCACCAAGCGCTCGGCACGATTAATTTGTAGCAGTTTGGCGTCACGGGGGGCATAACCCACCTGTTGGTCGCGAAGTTGCTTTAAAATCGGAGTTTTGTATTCCATACGCATGATTGCCTCCACCCTGGCAAAAAAATTCCATCCCACAATCCGGGGGGGTCACTGGCTAAAATCAATCCTGCACGAGCAGTCATCTACAGCAGAAATCGTTCCGCAACCGCAAAGCTTGCCAAAATCCTGTAAATTTGCCTGATGGGCAGGTCGCCTAAGTGTCCTACCCAGTTTTACGAAAGAGAGTGGCAAAAGGTCGAGAGAAAGTTCACCTCCAGAGTAAGTATTTACCGCAATCAGCTTTTCGGGGGAGACGGATTCGCAATAGTCCGATCATCTTAAATTATTGATACTAAACAACTTGTGACATTTTAATAGCAGTCCTGAATTTTGCGCATCACAAGTTTGTAACAAACACGAGGGGGAGTCCATTCGCAGGCTCTGATGCTGGTTTTAACGATTCCACTGAATATTCTGTTTGACTCTAGTCGATGCAGATTTTAGCTAATCCATATTAATCGATTTCTGCCAATCTGGCAGTTTGCGCTCAAGGAGTGGGCATGGTTGTGAATTTTTTGACAAAGCAAAGCTTGCTGTGGCAAGTTACCGGGTTATTGGCCGGATTAGGTTGGGTGTTATCCCAATCGGTACTAGCGGAAGACCCCCAGACGTACCAACTGCGGGCCAGCGCCCTCACGGAAACGCAACAAAAGTACAACTACCAGCTAGAAATCGCGGGGCACTTGCTGGTGCAG encodes the following:
- a CDS encoding sigma factor encodes the protein MRMEYKTPILKQLRDQQVGYAPRDAKLLQINRAERLVGELVPEKVYTYEYLCQKITDFKPQSFPQLKLKGEDARHDLLLFVEDLSESANIPVEAAGEQVLTVEDLSKTFQVSTKTINRWRQQGLVSRRFVFDGRKRVGFLQSSVNNFVRTHEDQIRRGARFSQMTEEERQEILSTARRLARGGGSASEVIRDVAEKFTRSVETIRYTIKNFDAKHPELAIFPNGSGPLDDEAKKKIFQQFHRGVSIDQLVKNFGRTRTSIYRIVNEMRARRILELPLDYIEHASFPRLNPAKVLQEEFPQPETTVKKSRAPNGLPSYLQSLYETPLLTREQEAYLFRRFNYLKYRAAKLRADLDPATAKSGVMDEIERLYDLAVAVKNQIVRSNLRLVVSIAKRHVGPSDNFFELVSDGNISLIRAVEKFDYSRGFKFSTYAS